A single Cryptococcus deuterogattii R265 chromosome 2, complete sequence DNA region contains:
- a CDS encoding guanine nucleotide exchange protein for ADP-robosylation factor: MGHQPDTEGSVDAIQQDSSPKPNPDPAIEAPPDNPQPKPAESEPVGLGIQNGSPIKELPPYPETDGFHSSEVIHEAPLNPEDIAVSPPPPPPKPGRAIPTRTDSKETLEDVELSRGNTPAVASGGDMVFKGSVNVSRTSLPSIVAPSLPPTPSQQKIYGRPSSAVQEHRSRRSSTATTLSLSNFGPNSPGPQLSTVLITPPLQLLANSKEAKKSPSFHAAAQRALDLCQNNEGTNAAYLHPREIFEPLRLAISNPQTTSVPILVTSLDLLSKLISHSFFAEPHGPPPGLPPLPDLITHTITLSYSESSPPQVALQVVKALMAIVLSTDQGMLVHQSSLLKAVRTVYNVFLLSNDAANQVVAQGGLTQMVHHVFGRVIRPDMKIAAPESGRGSVSENEARRRSEVMQENNTAGSLPSTPAPERYDGANGKMTLESFAAANPNDSIPVDQAAITDTVNHKSVAEADIEVEAPRLPQHTVSIPVPTNVADPNGASSSQQAGQGMDEEGGSFDAMGRPIPTEQLFVKDAFLVFRALCKLTMKPLVTDSEKDLRSHAMRSKLLSLHLVLTILRSHSDIFVNPLVCIPSNSTLEMTPFLQATKQYLALSLSRNALSPVNQVFELSVEIFWCMLKDMRAQLKKEIEVLLNEIFIPILEMRHSTIRQKSVILGVFIRLCHDPQALVEIYINYDCDRSSLENIYERLMNIVSKIGQTHFAPPSKEELAQGGSSKQTGGSSGPAIPPSLSTSALGEGVGHNAPHYAGMPPEVKLRRQSLECLVAALNSLVAWSTSNSGTKAGNLEDNQSTTDAVGRHHASGSVSGSNAELAAPTPVWPADSSLKSSVSGMASGMNTPDLGEDDVGKFESAKQRKTNLLEGIKKFNFKPKRGIAYLLEQGFIRSSSPIDIARFLLTNEGLNKAMIGEYLGEGDDENIATMHAFVDMLDFSGMQFTDALRMYLQSFRLPGEAQKIDRFMLKFAERYMHCNPSSLFANADTAYILAFSVIMLNTDAHNKNLKQKRMTKQEFVKNNRGINDGKDLPEELLAEIYDEITTNEIKMKDEVEIPQPATSGGLASVGRDLQREAYVAQSENMASKTESLLKAMVRQQRRGVIRPTDHYHTASRLEHVRFMFEVAWMPFLAGISAPLQETDDMDVVNLCLEGLRSAIRIVCLFDMELERNAFVTTLAKFTYLSNVAEMKPKNMEAIKSLLDVAVTDGNYLKASWKDVLVCVSQLERMQLISSGMDVPDLNRTVATSTDKRKSSSSKKKVPTEEVAEESRSSQVTVAADMVFSTSKNLSGSAIVDFVKALSEVSWEEIQSSGSSARPRMFSLQKLVEISYYNMGRIRLEWSNIWLILGEHFNQVCCHNNPNISFFALDALRQLAMNFLEKEELSHFRFQKDFLRPFEYTIVHNKNSDAREMVLQCLQHMLQSRVQNLRSGWRTMFGVFSAASKVVTERVCNYAFELVTLVYRDYFSLVVKYGSFSDLTVCITDFCKVSKFQKISLQAIEMVRGLVPTMLQCPECLLPQLGDEGKVQQGDNPMVKYWLPVLHAFYEIIMTGEDLEVRRLALDCLFDTLKTHGSGFSVDFWNIVCQQVLFPIFSVLRAKSDIRFKSPEDLSVWLSTTLISALRDLVDLYTVYFEVMQRYLDGLLDILVACICQENDTLARIGTSCFEQLLEQNVRKLSPEKWMLIVSAFVQLFKTTTAYQLFDPVMCSEIEPTGNMDENDAPFQKFVAPAPLEPATVKPPSLPATISYGEQRRIFKQVIVKCVLQLLLIETTHELLQNGEVYNTIPAEHLLRLLEVLDDSWSFARKFNADKELRMQLWKVGFMKQLPNLLKQESSAAATLVNVLLKMYNDPREAHRATRKSVVERLVPLAKEIIGDFNLLDLESQPRNVAAWTPVISDILKGCCILEIESFEQHITTFYPLVTDILVKDVSLDIRIAARNYLRRVGEVRGLIEKQ, from the exons ATGGGACATCAACCAGATACAGAGGGTTCTGTAGACGCCATTCAACAAGATAGTTCTCCGAAGCCGAACCCGGATCCAGCCATCGAGGCCCCTCCCGACAACCCGCAGCCAAAGCCAGCAGAGTCTGAGCCGGTGGGCTTGGGTATCCAAAACGGCTCACCTATAAAGGAGCTTCCTCCATATCCAGAGACAGATGGCTTCCATAGCTCAGAGGTCATTCACGAAGCTCCATTGAATCCAGAAGACATAGCTGTTTCACCTCCCCCGCCCCCACCAAAGCCCGGGAGAGCCATTCCAACACGAACCGATAGTAAGGAAACgttggaggatgtggagtTGAGCAGAGGAAATACCCCTGCAGTGGCCAGCGGAGGCGATATGGTTTTCAAGGGAAGTGTAAACGTCTCCCGTACCTCGTTACCCTCCATCGTTGCTCCCTCTCTGCCGCCAACGCCATCTCAACAGAAGATTTACGGCCGTCCGTCTTCTGCAGTTCAAGAACACCGCTCACGGAGATCGTCTACAGCAACAACACTTTCTCTGTCTAATTTTGGCCCTAATTCTCCTGGTCCTCAACTCTCAACCGTTCTAATTACCCcccctcttcaacttcttgcCAATTCTAAGGAGGCAAAGAAATCTCCGTCGTTCCATGCTGCTGCTCAGCGTGCACTGGACCTATGTCAGAACAATGAAGGAACAAACGCAGcctatcttcatcctcgcgAAATATTTGAACCCTTACGGCTTGCAATCTCCAACCCTCAGACTACATCGGTCCCGATCCTTGTTACATCTCTCGATCTCCTATCAAAACTCATATCCCACTCTTTTTTTGCCGAGCCTCATGGTCCTCCTCCTGgacttcctccccttccagATCTGATAACCCACACTATTACGCTTTCATATTCTGAAAGTTCTCCGCCTCAAGTGGCCCTTCAGGTCGTTAAAGCACTCATGGCCATTGTCCTTTCCACCGACCAAGGCATGCTTGTTCACCAATCATCCCTTCTGAAGGCCGTTCGTACCGTTTATaatgtcttccttctttccaacgATGCCGCAAACCAGGTTGTTGCGCAAGGTGGTCTGACACAGATGGTACACCATGTGTTTGGTCGAGTGATACGGCCCGATATGAAGATTGCGGCGCCCGAAAGCGGCAGAGGAAGTGTCAGCGAAAAcgaggcaagaagaaggagtgaaGTGATGCAGGAGAACAACACAGCTGGGTCGTTACCTTCAACCCCTGCACCGGAGAGATATGATGGGGCGAACGGAAAGATGACGCT CGAATCTTTCGCTGCTGCGAATCCTAACGACTCTATCCCTGTCGATCAGGCCGCTATTACTGATACAGTGAATCACAAGTCAGTGGCCGAAGCCGATATTGAAGTTGAGGCGCCTCGTCTTCCGCAGCACACTGTCTCGATTCCAGTCCCTACCAACGTTGCGGATCCCAATGGTGCGTCATCAAGCCAACAAGCAGGGCAAGGaatggacgaggagggtggTTCGTTCGATGCGATGGGCAGGCCCATACCAACTGAACAGCTGTTTGTTAAGGACGCCTTCTTGGTTTTCCGGGCACTATGCAAGCTCACGATGAAGCCATTAGTGACAGATAG TGAGAAGGACTTGCGATCACATGCCATGCGATCAAAactcctctctcttcatcttgttCTCACCATACTTCGTTCTCACTCTGACATTTTTGTGAATCCTCTCGTCTGCATACCGTCAAACTCCACCCTAGAGATGACTCCGTTCTTGCAAGCGACAAAGCAATATCTTGCGTTGAGTCTCTCAAGAAACGCATTGAGCCCCGTGAACCAGGTGTTCGAGCTCAGTGTTGAGATCTTCTGGTGTATGTTGAAGGATATGAGGGCACAGTTGAAG aaagagattgaagtTCTTCTTAACGAAATTTTCATTCCTATCCTCGAAATGCGCCATTCTACTATTCGCCAGAAATCTGTCATTCTAGGTGTTTTCATTCGCCTTTGCCATGACCCACAGGCCCTAGTCGAGATTTATATCAATTACGACTGTGATCGCTCATCCCTGGAAAATATATATGAGCGCTTGATGAATATCGTCTCGAAGATCGGCCAGACACATTTTGCACCCCCAAGCAAAGAGGAGCTTGCGCAGGGAGGGTCAAGCAAACAAACAGGTGGATCGAGTGGACCTGCTATACCACCGTCTTTGAGCACTTCGGCgcttggagaaggtgtAGGGCATAATGCCCCTCATTACGCTGGTATGCCTCCAGAAGTCAAATTGAGGAGACAATCGCTGGAGTGCTTGGTCGCCGCATTGAATTCCCTCGTGGCATGGTCTACCTCAAATTCTGGCACCAAAGCAGGGAATCTGGAGGATAACCAATCCACAACAGATGCCGTCGGCAGGCATCATGCTTCAGGATCGGTTTCGGGTTCCAATGCGGAACTTGCTGCTCCGACACCGGTTTGGCCAGCAGACTCGTCATTAAAGTCGTCAGTCTCAGGTATGGCATCTGGCATGAATACACCGgatttgggagaagatgacgtGGGCAAGTTTGAATCTGCCAAGCAGCGTAAGACCAACTTGCTTGAGGGCATTAAGAAGTTCAATTTCAAACCAAAACGTGGTATTGCCTACCTCCTCGAGCAAGGTTTTATCCGGTCCAGCTCTCCCATCGACATTGCTCGATTCCTCCTTACCAATGAGGGCCTAAACAAAGCCATGATTGGTGAATATCTtggtgaaggtgatgatgagaataTTGCGACAATGCACGCTTTCGTGGACATGCTTGACTTCTCCGGCATGCAATTCACCGACGCGCTCAGGATGTATCTTCAATCATTCCGGCTTCCTGGCGAAGCTCAAAAGATTGACAGGTTTATGCTCAAGTTTGCTGAGAGGTACATGCACTGTAAcccctcatctcttttcGCTAACGCCGATACTGCCTACATTCTCGCTTTCTCTGTTATCATGCTCAACACCGACGCGCATAACAAAAACTTAAAGCAGAAGCGAATGACTAAACAAGAATTCGTAAAGAACAACAGAGGGATCAATGATGGGAAGGATCTGCCGGAAGAGTTGCTGGCTGAGATCTACGACGAAATTACGACCAATGAGAtcaagatgaaggatgaggttgaaaTCCCTCAGCCGGCAACTTCTGGTGGTCTAGCAAGTGTAGGAAGGGATTTGCAGCGAGAGGCATATGTAGCGCAATCAGAGAACATGGCTAGTAAAACGGAGTCCTTGCTCAAGGCGATGGTGCGGCAACAACGGCGAGGCGTCATTCGTCCGACAGATCATTATCATACGGCATCACGTTTGGAACATGTGCGGTTCATGTTTGAAGTTGCATGGATGCCATTCCTTGCTGGTATCTCAGCCCCATTGCAAGAGACCGATGATATGGACGTCGTCAATCTCTGCCTCGAAGGCCTCCGTTCTGCCATCCGTATCGTTTGTCTTTTCGATATGGAACTAGAGAGGAATGCCTTCGTCACGACTCTCGCCAAATTCACTTATCTCAGTAATGTAGCGGAGATGAAGCCAAAGAACATGGAAGCAATCAAGAGCTTGTTAGATGTGGCCGTGACGGATGGCAACTACCTCAAGGCCTCATGGAAAGATGTGCTTGTGTGCGTAAGTCAGCTGGAGAGGATGCAATTGATCTCGAGTGGGATGGATGTGCCCGATCTAAACAGGACTGT GGCAACATCGACTGACAAGAGGaagtcatcgtcatcaaaaaaaaaggttcCAACAGAGGAGGTCGCAGAAGAGTCTAGATCTTCCCAGGTTACCGTAGCGGCGGACATGGTGTTTTCAACAAGCAAAAACTTATCTGGA TCCGCGATTGTCGATTTTGTCAAAGCTCTCAGTGAAGTTTCCTGGGAGGAAATCCAGTCTTCAGGCTCCTCGGCTCGCCCTCGAATGTTTAGTTTGCAAAAACTCGTTGAGATCTCGTACTACAATATGGGTAGAATTAGGCTGGAATGGTCTAATATCTGGTTAATCCTGGGCGAACACTTCAATCAG GTTTGTTGCCATAATAACCCCaacatcagcttcttcgccttgGATGCCCTAAGACAACTAGCCATGAATttcttggagaaggaggagttgTCGCATTTCAGATTCCAAAAAGATTTTTTGCGACCATTTGAGTATACCATCGTACACAACAAGAACTCTGATGCTCGCGAGATG GTCCTGCAATGCCTCCAACACATGTTGCAGTCTCGAGTACAAAATCTTCGATCAGGCTGGAGAACAATGTTCGGTGTTTTTTCTGCCGCTTCCAAAGTTGTCACAGAACGTGTCTGTAACTACGCATTCGAGCTTGTTACACTGGTTTATCGCGATTACTTCTCCCTAGTCGTCAAATATGGCTCCTTTTCGGATCTAACTGTTTGTATCACGGATTTCTGCAAAGTATCCAAATTTCAGAAAATCAGTCTACAAGCAATCGAGATGGTTAGGGGCTTAGTACCAACCATGCTACAGTGCCCAGAGTGTCTCTTGCCCCAACTAGGTGACGAGGGTAAGGTGCAGCAAGGCGATAATCCTATGGTGAAGTACTGGTTGCCTGTTCTTCACGCTTTTTATGAAATTATTATGACCGGAGAAGACTTGGAGGTCAGACGGCT TGCCCTTGATTGTCTCTTTGACACTTTGAAAACACATGGGTCTGGGTTCTCTGTGGATTTCTGGAACATCGTCTGCCAGCAAGTCCTTTTCCCCATCTTTTCCGTTCTTCGGGCCAAATCCGACATCCGCTTCAAATCGCCTGAAGACCTTAGTGTATGGTTGTCGACAACACTCATCTCTGCATTAAGGGATTTGGTTGATTTGTACACCGTCTACTTTGAAGTAATGCAACGGTATCTCGATGGTTTGCTTGATATCTTGGTGGCTTGCATCTGTCAAG AGAATGATACGCTCGCGCGTATTGGTACATCTTGCTTTGAACAGCTTCTAGAGCAAAACGTTCGGAAGCTCAGCCCAGAGAAATGGATGCTCATCGTATCGGCATTCGTGCAGTTGTTCAAGACCACGACAGCGTATCAGCTATTTGATCCTGTGATGTGTTCCGAAATTGAGCCGACCGGCAATATGGACGAAAACGAcg CTCCCTTCCAGAAATTCGTCGCTCCAGCTCCCCTTGAACCTGCAACCGTTAAAcccccatctcttcctgccACCATCAGCTATGGCGAGCAACGACGGATCTTCAAGCAAGTCATTGTAAAATGTGTTctgcagcttcttctcattgAGACCACCCATGAGCTTTTGCAGAATGGCGAGGTGTATAACACCATCCCGGCGGAGCACTTGCTGAGATTACTGGAAGTGCTGGACGACAGCTGGAGTTTCGCGAGGAAGTTTAATGCTGACAAGGAACTGAGGATGCAGTTGTGGAAAGTTG GGTTCATGAAACAGCTGCCAAATCTCCTGAAACAAGAGTCTAGCGCCGCTGCGACTCTCGTAAATGTCTTATTGAAAATGTACAATGATCCAAGGGAAGCCCATAGGGCGACCCGAAAAAGTGTTGTTGAGAGACTGGTACC ACTTGCCAAAGAAATTATTGGAGACTTCAATCTTTTAGATCTCGAAAGTCAGCCACGAAATGTTGCTGCTTGGACCCCCGTGATTAGCGATATCTTGAAAGGATGTTGTATTCTAGAAATAGAGTCT TTTGAACAACACATCACAACCTTCTACCCTCTTGTTACCGACATATTAGTAAAAGACGTCTCTCTGGATATTAGAATAGCAGCTAGGAATTatttgagaagagtgggCGAGGTGAGAGGCTTGATTGAAAAGCAGTGA
- a CDS encoding hydroxyacylglutathione hydrolase, whose amino-acid sequence MKVLPYQARSDNWMYLIIDSSNEAAVVDPYDASKISNAIKEQGVNVTSLITTHHHADHSGGNSKFLSLHPNLKTYAGSTQSPGTNTVVKDGDTFTLGQDITVKCLHTPCHTQDSICFFLEDKKTGQRGVFTGDTLFLAGCGRFFEGTPEEMHAALNKLSNLPEDTVVYNGHEYTKGSAKFGLTIEPDNQHLKELLKKAENDSCTTGKSTIRDEKNWNVFMRLDTPQAKQATGKTEAIQIMGRLREMKNAM is encoded by the exons ATGAAAGTACTGCCATACCAAGCCAGATCAGACAACTGGATGTatctcatcatcgactCCTCAAATGAGGCAGCTGTAGTAGACCCCTACGATGCCAGCAAAATCTCTAATGCCATCAAAGAGCAGGGTGTGAATGTTACAAGCCTGATCACAACCCATCACCATGCGGATCATTCGGGCGGAAACAGCAAGTTT TTATCACTTCACCCAAATCTCAAGACCTACGCGGGATCTACTCAAAGTCCAGGTACGAATACGGTGgtcaaggatggagatACCTTTACTCTTGGCCAGGACATAACCGTGAA ATGCCTTCACACACCTTGCCATACCCAGGATTccatctgcttcttcttggaggATAAAAAAACAGGACAAAGAGGTGTCTTCACTGG GGACACTCTATTCCTCGCTGGATGCGGTCGATTTTTCGAAG GTACCCCTGAGGAGATGCATGCTGCCCTCAACAAGCTCTCTAACCTCCCTGAAGATACCGTAGTATACAATGGCCATGAATATACCAAAGGGTCAGCCAAATTTGGCCTCACGATTGAGCCAGATAACCAACACCTCAAGGA ACTCCTCAAGAAAGCCGAAAATGACTCGTGCACCACGGGCAAGTCAACCATCAGGGATGAAAAGAACTGGAACGTGTTTATGAGACTTGACACTCCTCAGGCTAA ACAAGCGACTGGGAAGACGGAAGCTATACAAATAATGGGCCGtttgagggagatgaagaacgCAATGTGA